In the Methanothermobacter marburgensis str. Marburg genome, CCAGGGCAAAGTTCATAGAGAAATTCCCCGCCTACCTTGAGGAGGTATCCTTCAGCATGGATGAATTCATTCTGAACTCCATCATGGGCCTCCACAGCATGCTCAGAAAGGCCGATGGCCGGAAGCAGATGGAGATAAAATCCTTCATAAAACTCCTTGATGAATTCATCCAGTCCTACGGGATTAACAAATCATATGATGAACTCGAGGAATTCTACTCAATCAACGCCTGGAGGACCGGTATAAAACACTACCCTTCACGGGATCCTGAGAGGATAGTAACACTCTACAACAGCAGAGGGGCTGGAAGAGACTTTGGATTGATATCCCTGGAATAGGAGGCTTAATATGAATGCAGAGAGTATCATAAATGCCCTTAAAAATGGTAACGTCCCCCCGGAGGGGGTGGGAGAGATATGCGTTGGGCGTGAGAGGGAACTGGAGGAGTTCGACAAGATATTCGGTAAGGTTAAGGATGGGGCCGCGGTAACAAGGTTCCTCAACGGTGAATTCGGGTCGGGAAAGTCCTTCTTCCTGAAACTCCTGGAGGAAAGGGCCCTTGCAGATAACTTCGTCGTCGCCAAGGTGACACTCAGCAGGGACGTCCCCTTCAACAAGTTCGAGGTCGTCTACAGGAGCATCGTTGCCTCGCTCCGCTGCAAGACAGGCACATCCCTTGAGCACATAATTGAAAAGTGGACCACACAGCTCCGCATGATGGCCCTAAGGGAAACCACGGACCCCTACCAGCAGGAGAGGATAGTGATAGACAACATAAACAATGACCTCAAGGAGGTCCGTAAACACGCCACAACCTTCGCTGCTGCAATAGAGAACTACTACAAGCTCTCTGCACGGGGTGACCAGGAGACAGCAAAGTATGCAATGGCCTGGCTCAGCGGTGAGAAGAACATACCATTCACCATAAAGAGGCAGTTCGGTGTCAAGGGTGACATTGACCGGGAAAACGCCTTCAAGTACCTTGAGGCCCTCTCCTCATTCCTCAGGGCACTCAACTATTCAGGGCTCATAATACTCATAGACGAGGCAGAGCACATAATGACCCTCCACACAAAGAAGCTGAGGGACACAGCCTACGACTACATGAGGTTCATATACGATGAGTGCAGCCTCGGCAGATTCCACAACACCCTCTTCATATTCGCAGGGACCCCCGAGTTCTTTGAGGACCCCAAGATGGGCGTGCCCTCCTACACAGCACTGAATGAGAGGATAGAGGACGTCCTCAACACGGAATTCAAGGACCTCAGGAAACCCATAATAAGGCTTGACGGCTTCAAGAAGGACAACCTCATGGAGCTGTCAGATCGCCTCATAGGTATGCACGAGGAGGTCTATGAATGGGAGGCAAAACCTGTCAGGGAGTCCCTTGATGGTATAATAGCAAGGCATGAGGCCAACGCGGAACTCACAGGTTACATTTCACCGAGAAACTTTGTTAAATCATTCATAAGTGTCCTTGATGTTGTCCAGCAGAACCCTGAACTCCGAAGCGAGGAGGAGATCCTTGACCTCTTCGAGGAGAAGGAGATGGAGTTTGAGGAGTTCGAGGACGAGGACTGGGTTTAGTCAGGGTGTAATCTGATGTCCTCCGAATCACTCAACCCCCGCCTCAGGCACTTCCTCGCCAACAGGCTGGGATGGAGGAGCCTGAGGGAGGTGCAGAAATCCGCCATTGAAGCCATAGGGAGGGGGGAGGACACCCTCATAGTTGCACCCACAGCCTCTGGTAAGACCGAGGCAGCCATGATACCTGTCTTCAACTCCATACTCACAGAGGGCCTCCCACCTGTCAGTCTGCTCTATGTCTCACCCCTCAAGGCACTCATAAATGACATGCACAGCAGACTGGAGTACTGGGGCAACCACTTCAACCTTGAGGTCATGAAGTGGCACGGGGATGTCCCGCCAGACACCAAGCGGAGGTTCATCAGGAACCCCGCGGACATCCTCCTAATAACACCAGAGTCCCTTGAGGTCATCATGGTGAACAGGAGCCGGGATGAGAGGGAGAGGATCTTCAGAAACCTCCGCTACATCATAGTGGATGAGATCCACTACTTCATAGAGTCAGACAGGGGTGTCCAGCTGAACTCCCTCCTTGCAAGGCTTGAGAGGTACACCGCTGTGAGGCCCCAGAGGATAGGGCTCTCTGCGACGGTTGGAAACCCCGAAGACGTCCTTGAGTGGATGAGCCCCTCGGGGGTTGTTGTAAAGGAGAGCTCTGATAGGAGACTCCAGTACAGGATATTCTCTGGTGGAGAAGCGGGGGTCATTGATGTTTTAAGGAGGTTAACCGGCAGGAAGGTCCTCATCTTCGTCCCATCAAGGAGGGAGGCCGAGAGGTACTACAACATCATAAGAAGGTGCCTGGATGTGGACGTCTTCATACACCACTCCTCCCTGAACAGGGAGTCACGGGAGGAGGCAGAGGAGAAATTCAAATCCATCTCAGCGGCCTTCATGGTGAGCACCAGTACACTGGAGCTTGGTATAGATGTGGGTGACATCGACGTGGTGGTACACCTGCGGAGTCCAACAACCGTGAACCAGTTCCTCCAGAGGACAGGGAGGAGCGGCAGGAGGAGCGGCAACCAGAGGACCATCATATTCCATGAGGGTGAGGTGCTCCTCGCCCTCTCGGTTGTCTCACTGGCACTTTCAGGTAAACTTGAAATGCTCAGGATACCCAGAAGGCCCCTTGACATATACTTCCACCAGATCCTGAGTTCGGTGTTTGAGATTGAAAAACCGGGGCCCGCCGAGATATACAGGGGCCTGGGGAGGGCCCATGTATTCTCTGATATAAATCAAGGGGACTTCAGGCACCTCCTTGAATTCATGGGTGAGAGTGATTTTATAAGGAAGCACGGGACCTACCTCTACCATGGCTTCAACTTTGAGAAGGTCTTCGGTAAGATGAACTTCCTGGAGTTCTACTCTGTTTTCTACCCCACCTATGAGTTCACTGTTAAGCACGGCACAAAGACAATAGGAACCCTTGACGCATTCTTCGCTGTAACATACCTTGAGGAGGGGAGGGGCTTCGTGCTTGGTGGTGAAAACTGGATTGTGAGGGAGATAGACCATGAAAAATTCATAGTTAAGGTTAAGCCCTGCTCACGGAAGGCCAGTATTCCTGACTGGAGTGGTGGCGGTGCCCCTGTGAGCTTTGAGGTTGCAAGGCACGCCTATGACATCCTCCTTGGAAAATTCAACCGGGACCTCCTCAAGTGGCTAGATGACGCATCAAGGGAGAGGGTCCTATCTGAGATGGCAAGGGCCTCTGCCGCAGGTTTAACCAGGGATGTTATCCCTGTGAGTGTCGGGTCGGATGTGGAGATCCACACCTTTGGAGGGGAGAGGGTTAACGGCCTCATCTCTGATATATTCAGGATGGAGCATGATGCATACCGTGTCAGGGATGATGCCTTCGCGGCGCGCTTCAGCGCAAAGGTAGACTACGATGACGTGGTATCTACTCTGAATGAGATCCCATCCATCATCTCTGAGGAGGACTTCCCCCTCAGGCTCCATGACAGGCTTGACAGGATGGTTAAGAACAAGTTCATAGAGCACCTCCCGGAGGATGTGGCGGCCCA is a window encoding:
- a CDS encoding BREX system ATP-binding domain-containing protein — its product is MNAESIINALKNGNVPPEGVGEICVGRERELEEFDKIFGKVKDGAAVTRFLNGEFGSGKSFFLKLLEERALADNFVVAKVTLSRDVPFNKFEVVYRSIVASLRCKTGTSLEHIIEKWTTQLRMMALRETTDPYQQERIVIDNINNDLKEVRKHATTFAAAIENYYKLSARGDQETAKYAMAWLSGEKNIPFTIKRQFGVKGDIDRENAFKYLEALSSFLRALNYSGLIILIDEAEHIMTLHTKKLRDTAYDYMRFIYDECSLGRFHNTLFIFAGTPEFFEDPKMGVPSYTALNERIEDVLNTEFKDLRKPIIRLDGFKKDNLMELSDRLIGMHEEVYEWEAKPVRESLDGIIARHEANAELTGYISPRNFVKSFISVLDVVQQNPELRSEEEILDLFEEKEMEFEEFEDEDWV
- a CDS encoding DEAD/DEAH box helicase — protein: MSSESLNPRLRHFLANRLGWRSLREVQKSAIEAIGRGEDTLIVAPTASGKTEAAMIPVFNSILTEGLPPVSLLYVSPLKALINDMHSRLEYWGNHFNLEVMKWHGDVPPDTKRRFIRNPADILLITPESLEVIMVNRSRDERERIFRNLRYIIVDEIHYFIESDRGVQLNSLLARLERYTAVRPQRIGLSATVGNPEDVLEWMSPSGVVVKESSDRRLQYRIFSGGEAGVIDVLRRLTGRKVLIFVPSRREAERYYNIIRRCLDVDVFIHHSSLNRESREEAEEKFKSISAAFMVSTSTLELGIDVGDIDVVVHLRSPTTVNQFLQRTGRSGRRSGNQRTIIFHEGEVLLALSVVSLALSGKLEMLRIPRRPLDIYFHQILSSVFEIEKPGPAEIYRGLGRAHVFSDINQGDFRHLLEFMGESDFIRKHGTYLYHGFNFEKVFGKMNFLEFYSVFYPTYEFTVKHGTKTIGTLDAFFAVTYLEEGRGFVLGGENWIVREIDHEKFIVKVKPCSRKASIPDWSGGGAPVSFEVARHAYDILLGKFNRDLLKWLDDASRERVLSEMARASAAGLTRDVIPVSVGSDVEIHTFGGERVNGLISDIFRMEHDAYRVRDDAFAARFSAKVDYDDVVSTLNEIPSIISEEDFPLRLHDRLDRMVKNKFIEHLPEDVAAHIKYSLLYRPDELMGLLEASRPVEVEGFRIQVFHGSKK